ACGCACGACATGGACGAGGCCGAGAAGCTCTCCGACCGCGTCGGAATCGTCGATCACGGAACGCTGCTCACGCTGGACACCCCGGAAGCACTGATCAAGTCGCTGCCCGGAAGCGGGACCGTCGATGCCACGGTCCGCCCGAACGGCTTCGCCCCGGACACGCTCGCCGACATCCTGAGCGCCGTGCAGGGGGTCGAACAGGTCGAATCGATCGGTACCGTCCCGGCGCAAACCGGTGCGGAATCCGAGCTGCGCCTGCGGCTCTACGTCGCCGAGGAACCGGCCGCGCTGCTCGGCCCGGTCGCCGCGACACTGCACGAGCGGCAGGTGGCAGTGAGTGATCTGTCCTTGGGATCGGCGACACTGGAAGACGTCTTCATCGACTTGACGGGCAGGGACCTACGGTGACGGAATCCTCGGTGAACGGAACGGCGGGGAGCTCGATGCGCGCGTTCGCCGCGGTGCTCGGCCGCGACGTATTCGTGACCGGCCGCGAACTGCCGAGCTTTCTCGCGCAGGTCCTCGTACAGCCGGTGGCGCTGCTGTTCATCTTCGGCAAGGTGCTCGGCCAACTCGGCTACACCCAGCCCGGCTACGCGCAGATCCTGCTGCCCGGCATGATCGCGCTCAACGCGTTCCTGGTCGCACTGCAAAACACCTCGTTCCCGCTGGTGCTGGATTTCTCGTATTCCCGGGAGATCGAGGACCGGCTGCTCGCACCGCTGCCGATCAGCTGGGTCGCGGTCGAGAAGATGCTGTTCGGGGCATTGCGTGGGCTGGTCGCCGCGATGCTGATGTTTCCGATCGGCCTGGTGATGCTCGGTGAGATCCACTGGAACCTGTCCGGACTGCCGTTCGCGGCACTGTGCATGGTGCTGGGTTCCTTCGCCGGTGCCACGGTCGGTCTGACGGTGGGTGCGGCCGTTCCCCCGCGGCGGATCAACATCATGTTCGCGGTGATTCTGGCCCCGCTGATCTTCACCGGTGCGAGCCAGTTCCCGTGGGCGCAGCTCGACCAGCTGCGCTGGTTCCAGGTGGTGTGCGCATTCAACCCCTTGACCTACGTCAGTGAGGGGATGCGTGGTGCCCTCCTACCGTGGGTGCCGCACATGGCGCCGTGGGTGTGCGTACTCGCGCTCGTCACCGCGTGCGGGATTTTCGGCACACTGGGCATCAAGTTCTTCCTTCGCCGCGCGCTGGACTGATCCCGCGCTCTCGGGGGCCGGTCCGGTTCCGTCCCTGCGCAGCCACGAGCATCGGCAGGCACTGCTCGATACCTGCCACCGCGGGTTTCCAGCGGGGTCGATACACGTCGAAACGCTCGCGGGTCAGCAGCAGGCGAACGACGTCGGCCGACTCTCCCCGGCGTGCCTGGCGTTGCACACCGTCCTCGACGTAGCCGAGCTTGCGGCTCACTCCGCGCGAAGCGGGATTGTCGGTGAAGGCATCGGAGCGGGCCTGCTCGGCATCGAGGTGATCGAAGGCGAAGGCCAGCGCAGCCGCCCGCATCTCCGTTCCGTAGCCCTGCCCCTGGTGGCGCCGGCCGATCCAGGAGCCGGTGTGCACCTCCCGGGTGATGGCGAAGTTCTTCGCCGTCAAGCCCTGGGTACCGATCACCCGACCGTCGCGCCGCACCAGGAAGTTCAGCGTCCAGGACCCGGGGGTGAGCTCAGCGCGGAGCTTCCAATGGTGTTGCAGGGTATTGCAGCCGAGTTCCTCGGCAGGAGCATCGGTCCACGGGAACCCGAACGGCATCGTCTCCGGCGGGTGAACACCTCGGTATGCCTCCCCGACGAGTTCCAACAGCCCGGCATCGTCGTCCGGCCGCAGCTCGAGTCCGGGTGTGTGCAGCACCAGGTGGCGCAGCGGCCACGGTTCCGGATGATGTTCCATCGCCCCAGACTGCCCGCCGTCGTGCCATGGCGCACCCGATTTCCGTAGTGGGATGGCAGTTTCGCGCGAAACCTCAATTTTATAAAAATACGGTTTCGCGCGAAACTGCACACATCCTCTTACTTCAGCGGGAGCTGGCAGGTGTGGCCCTGCGACTCCTGTGTCGAGGCCGCGAGGGTCCGCACCGACTGCGCCTGGCGGAGCTGTGCCCGCTCGGCACGAGTCCGCATTCCGTTGACCTCCTCGGTGCTCTGCGCATACTTGGTCACGACCATGGCGATCGCCTTGGAATTCCGCTTCAGCGCCTGACGGTCCACGTTGTCCATGTCGTCGCCGACCTGGTGGTAGTTCGGGTCGTAGGCAACACCTGCCTCACCGCCCCACTTCTCGGCCTGCGCCTTGGTCTTGATGCCCTCGGCACCGGTGAACAGACCACCGGCCGGGATGCCGTTGGCGATGAAGGGGCCGTAGTCGGAACGACCGGTGAAGTCGGTGCCCTCGACCTCGACACCCTGCGAGTTCAGCGCGTCGACGAAGGCCTGCTCGATCACGCCCGAACCATGCGGACCGGGACCCGCGCCGACGCCGTCGGAGTCGTCACCGTCGTAGGCGAAGTACCCGGCGTTCGGCGAGCCGATCATGTCGAAGTTCAGGTACATCGCGATGTTGAGCTGCTGCTCGAACGTCAGGCCGCTGACGTACTTGGTCGAACCGATCAGGCCGGACTCCTCGGCACCCCACCATGCGAAGCGCACGGCGTTGTTCACATCGGGACTCCCGCCGAGCTGGATCGCGGTCTCCAGGAGGCCTGCGCTGCCGGTGCCGTTGTCGTTGATGCCCGCGCCCTCGGGAACGCTGTCCAGGTGCGCACCCGCCATGACCACGTTCCGAGAGTTACCGGTGCGGGTCTGTGCGATCACGTTCTCGGTGGTGACCTCGTCGAACCGAGCCTGCAGATTCAGCGTCGCTTCCGTGCCCGCCTGCTTCACCAGGTCCGCACCGATCGACTTGCTGACAGCGGCGGTCGGGATCGCACCGGCTTCGGCGCCACCGAGCGTGCCGTTGAGGGTACCCTCGACGTTGTTGTAGATGATCGCCGCACTGGCACCGTGGTCGGCAGCCAACTGCTGCTTCTTCGCGAAAGTGCAGGCACCACGCTTGATCAGCGCAACGGTGCCGCTGACGTCGACCCCGTCGTAGTCACCGGCTTCGCAACCGGTGGAGTCGTCGGCCGGAACGACCGACAGCGGAGCGGTGACGCCGCCCTTCGGAGTCGCCGGGGAGTACTCCATCGCACTCACCTCGACCGGCTCACCGGCGACGCTCAGCTCGATGGAATCGAGGTAGTACTTCGTGTACTGGAATTCCGGGGTGGACACGTCGAAACCGGCGTCGCGGAGCTTGCCCACGACATAGTCGACGCTGGCCTTGTACCCCGAGGTCCCGGAGGCGCGATTGCCATCGTTCTGGTGGGCGATGCGCTGGAACGCGGCCAGGTGCCGGTTCACGGCGTTGACATTGAGTTCCTCGTCCAGGTTCGCGGGCTGACTCGGCACGGCCGCAGCCGTGGCGGGAACAACGGCCAGCGCCGTGGCCGTGCACGCGGCGAACAGTCCCTTCACTACGCGCCTGGATTCGACGTTTCGTACTCTCATCGTGCTCCCCGGTTCGGGTGGGTATGTGCCGCATAAGCGTTCATACAGCCACCCGTCGAAGTCAATGCTTTGTCGACCGTGATCGATCCTCGGACCCTTTCGTGTTCGGGGTACGCACCGACAGCGCTTTCGTGTCGAATTTTTCCCAGTTTTGCCGCGGATACCATTCGTCCACTCTCGTCCGGCGAGTGCCGAGTGCGGTGGTGACGCGGCCGGCCGTGGTGCTTCCCACGGGCATGCCGGTGGAGCGGGAACCGCACGGTCACTACTGTCATGGAGTATGTACGCGATCAGCATCCGCGAGCCGGGCGAACCGGACGTACTGGAGTGGACCGAACGACCCGAGCCGCAGCCGGGCCCCGGTGAGGTCGCCATCGATGTCGCGGCCGCCGGAATCAACCGCGCCGACCTGGCACAACGCAAGGGCGCCTACCCGCCACCGCAGGGCGCGAGCGAGATCCTCGGGCTCGAATGTTCGGGGACCATCGCCGCACTGGGCGACGGTGTCACCGGTTGGCAACCCGGCGACCGGGTGTGTGCACTGCTCGCGGGCGGCGGATACGCCGAGCGGGTCGTCGTGCCCGCCGCACAGATTCTGCCCGTACCCGGCGGCATGGACCTGGTCGAGGCGGCCGGGCTGCCGGAGGTGGGCTGCACCGTGTGGTCGAACGTGATCATGGAGGCCGGGCTGCGCAGCGGTCAGGTGCTGCTCGTGCACGGTGGTTCGGGCGGTATCGGCACCTGTGCCATTCAGATCGGCAAGGCCATGGGGGCGAGGGTGGCGGCCACCGCGGGCTCGGCCGAAAGCCTGCAGCTGTGCCGCGATCTCGGTGCCGAACTCGCGATCAGCTACCGGGACCAGGACTTCGTCGAGGAAGTCAAGCAGCTCGGAGGTGCCGACGTCATCCTCGACAACATGGGCGCGGAGTACCTGGATCGCAATGCCAGCGCGCTCGCCCCGGACGGTCATCTCGCCGTGATCGGGATGCAGGGGGGCCGTAAGGCCGAACTGGACATCGGCAAAATGCTGGTCAAGCGGCTGCGGATGTCGGTACTCGGACTGCGCGGGCGGCCGGTGGATGGCCCGAACGGCAAGGGGGCCATCGTCAGCGACGCCCACAGTCGCCTGTGGCCGATGGTCGAGCGGGGCGAGGTCCGTCCCATCGTCCACGATCGCATGCCCATGCCCGACGCGGCGAAGGCCCACGCGCTCCTCGAATCCGGTGGTGTGCACGGCAAGATCCTGCTGCAGGTGCCGTAGGCGGGACTCATCGCGAGTAGAACGGAACTTTCGTCACCTCCATGCGGGTGAGAGTTCCGTTCACTCGCCCAACGCCTGCGGCACTCAGCCGAGTTCGCTCACGGCTCGCAGGAGCTGGTCCACTTCGAGCGCGTTGGTGTAGTGCGCCAGTCCGACCCGCACGGCACCGCCGACCTCGCCGACTCCGAGCACCGCGTAGACCCCGTGCGTACCGGGATCGGCGAACACGCACACGCCCCGATCCGAAAGGTGCTCGATGGCGTCCTCGGCCTTGACGCCCTCCACGGTGAACGCCATCGACGGGATCCTGCGCATCGCATCCCCGATGAGCATGACGTGCTGCATCCGGCGCAGACCGCTGGTCATGTTCGCCAGCAACCCCGCCTGATACGCCTTGACCGACCCCATCGAGGTGAGCAGCCGTTCCCTGCGGGGGCCGAGCGCGGCATCGTCGAGACTCGCCAGGTAGTCCACCGAGGAGACCAGCCCGGCCAGGAGCGGATAGGCGTGCGACCCGAGTTCCATGCGTTCGGCGCCGCGAGCCCCCGGCTCCAGCGCCACCGAGGGCAGCTGCTCGAGCACCGCCGGATTCCGGAACACCAGGGCACCAACCGGCGGACCACCCCAGGCCGAAGCGTTCAGTGCCACCACGTCGGCACCCATCGACGTGATGTCCAGGGGAAGGAAGGGCGCTGCCGCCGACCCGTCCACGACGACGAACGCGTCGTGCTCGGCGGCGGCCTCGGCGGCCTGCCGCACGTCGGGTCTGGTCCCGACCGCACCGGAGGCAGCGGTGAGCGCCACGAGCTTCGTCCTCGACGTGATCAGCTCCCGGTACTGCCAACCGGGCAGCTCGCAGGTTTCGATATCGACCTCGGCCCACCGGACGGTTCCCCCCGCGCGCTGCGCGGCACGCTGCCACGGCACGACATTCGCGGGATCGTCCAGCCGCGAGACGACCACCTCGTCACCGATCGTCCAGCCGTCACCGAGCGCATCGGCCAACCGCTGGAGGAGGACAGCGGAGCTGGAGCCGAGCACCACCCCGGCAGGGTCGGCCCCCACGAGATCGGCACAGGCACGACGGGCAGCGTCCACAATCGCCTCGGCGCGTTGCGAGGCGGGAAAGATCCCGCCCGGACCGGACACCGGAGCCCGCAACGCGGTCGACACCGCGGTTGCCACTTGTTCGGGAACCTGCATGCCCGCCGGGGCGTCCAAGTGCACCCACCCGTCGCCCAGCGCGGGGTACAACCCGCGAACAGCAGCGACGTCGAACGCCATGTACCCACCCTACGGAGACCGCCGAGCGCGCCTTTCCCCGGGTGGCCGATCTTGGAAACCACCGGGCGCACCACCTCGCCGACGGACCACTCGCGGTGGGCAATTTCGCGAGAAATCGACCAATGCCAGGCGTACCCAGCACGGCATCGACTACCGCCCGTACCGAGTTCGCAGAATTGTCCGGAATGTGTCGTCCGCACGAGTGACTGATCCACGGGAGACGCCCGGAGGAAGCCACATCCGGCAGTCGGTACCCTGACGCACTGTGCAGCCCACGAGCACCCTGAACCGCCCACCGGCACCGCCCGAAGCTTCCTCCCGGACCTGGCGCAAGGCGTTCCACGATATCTCCACAGGTACACGGCAACGGCAGTTGTGGGCGCACCTCGGCTGGCAGGACATCAAGCAGCGCTACCGCCGCTCGGTGATCGGCCCGCTGTGGATCACCATCAGCATGGGCATGACGGTCACCGCGCTCGGGATCCTCTACTCCAATCTCTTCGGCAAGGATCTCGGCGAACACCTGCCCTATCTCGCGGTCGGGTTCATCGTATGGGGGTTCGTCTCCGGCTGCCTGCTCGACGGCACCGAGGTCTTCATCCAGAACGAAGGCCTGATGAAGCAGCTTCCCGCGCCCCTGAGCGTGCACATCCTGCGCCTGGTGTGGCGGCAGACCCTGCTGTTCGGCCACAACCTGGTCATCTACTTCATCGTGCTGGCCATTTTCCGGATGCCGGTCACCTGGACGGCCGTCATGGCCGTTCCCGCCCTGCTGCTCATCATGGCCAGCGGCGCTTGGGTCGCACTCCTGTTCGGCATCGTCGCCACCCGGTTCCGGGATATCCCGCCGGTGGTCGGCAGCCTCATGCAGTTGCTCTTCTTCATGACACCGATCGTCTGGGACGCGGACATCCTGCAGGACAGGGGCGGGAGCATGAGCATCGCGAAACTCAACCCGCTGTTTCACTACATCGAGATCATCCGGGATCCGCTGCTCGGCGAGAACCTGGTGATGACGAACTGGATCGTCGTCGGATGCATCACACTGGCAGGGTGGGCAGTGGCGCTGTTGGCGCTGCGTAACTACCGCGCCCGCGTCACCTATTGGGTCTGATCGGGGGGCTGAAAAAACAATGGTCAGCATCGATGTCTGGGACGCGGCGGTCGACTTTCCGATCTTCGACGCGAAGTCCCGCTCGCTGAAGAAGGCCGTGCTCGGCAAGACCGGCGGCAAGATCGGCACCGAGAGCAAGGTCCCGATCATCGAGGCCTTGCACGACATCAACCTCTCGTTGCGGCACGGCGACCGAGTGGCGCTGGTCGGGCACAACGGCGCGGGCAAGTCCACGCTGCTGCGCCTGATGACCGGGATCTACGAACCCACCCGCGGCAACGCGCGCATCGAGGGCAAGGTCGCCCCGGTGTTCGACCTGGGCGTGGGCATGGACCCGGAGATCTCCGGCTACGAGAACATCGTCATCCGCGGCCTGTTCCTGGGCATGAACCGCAGGCAGATGGAGAAGCGGATGGGCGACATCGCCGAGTTCACCGAGCTCGGCGACTACCTGTCGATGCCGCTGCGCACCTACTCCACCGGCATGCGCGTGCGCCTGGCTCTCGGGGTGGTGACCTCGATCGACCCGGAGATCCTGATCCTCGACGAAGGCATCGGGGCTGTCGACGCGGACTTCCTGGACAAGGCCAAGGAGCGGCTCAACGAGCTGGTCAAGCGCTCCGGCATGCTCGTGTTCGCCTCCCACTCCGACGAGTTCCTCATCGAGCTGTGCAACACGGCGATCTGGCTGGAAAAGGGCGCCATCAAGGAGCAGGGACCGTTGCGCAGCGTGCTGACGCACTACAAGGGCAAGGACCCGTTCGAGGGCCTGAGCCCGCAGACCCTGGCCCGCATCGGCGCGTCCGACGCGGCGGCCACGATCGGAAGCAACGAGGATTCATGAGCGACTCACCGCAGCAGCCCGCCCCCACCTTGCCCGAGGGGGCGGTGGTCACGGTCGTCGTCACCCGGCACCGCCCCGAGCTGCTGGCCGAGTCACTCAAGGTCATCGCCACCCAGACCCGGGTGCCGGATCACCTCGTCGTGGTGGACAACGGGCCGGACCGGCCCGCCGATGATGTCGTCGCCGAATGCCCGGTGCCGTCGACCTACCTGCCGTCCCGGCGCAACCTGGGCGGCGCGGGCGGTTTCGCGCTCGGCATGATGTACGCGCTCGCGCTCGGCGCCGAGTGGGTGTGGCTCGGTGACGACGACGGCCGCCCCGCCGACGACCACGCGCTGGCCACGCTGCTGGAGGTGGCCGAGACGCGGGGCCTGGCCGCCGTCTCGCCGGTGGTGGTCAACATCGACCATCCCGAGCGACTCGCCTTCCCGCTGCGGCGCGGACTGACCTGGAAGCGCCGTCCGGAGGAACTGCGCGGCGCCGACACCCACGGCGATGACGAGTTCCTGCCCGGTATCGCATCGTTTTTCAACGGTGCCCTGTTCCGCGCGAGCACCCTGGACGTCGTCGGAGTGCCGGACTACCGCCTGTTCTTCCGCGGTGACGAGGTCGAGATGCATCGCCGCGTGGTGCGCTCGGGATTGCGGTTCGGCACCACGCTGCGTACGCGGTTCGTGCATCCGGACGGATCGGCGGAGTTCAAGCCGATGCTCGGTGGCCGTTTCCACGCGCAGGACCCGCCGGATGCGAACAAGCGCTACTACACCTACCGCAACCGCGGCTACCTGCTCTCCCAGCCGGGGATGCGCAAAATCGGGGCGCTGGAGGTACTGCGCTTCGGACTGTACTTCCTCGGACAACGGCGTGACCCGAAGGCATTCGCGGAGTGGCTGCGCCTGGTGCACCAGGGACGTCGCGAGCACTTCTTCCGCCGCTGAGCAGCGTGGAAGACGCTTGCTCACCGCATAGGCGAGCATCAGCTTCGTGCTGCACGAGTGGGTCGAGTTTCGCGGTACACCATGTACCGAACAAATCGCGTGCCGATCCGTGCAGGATACTCGGGCAGACCCCGAGGCTGGGCAAGTCTCGGTTATCGTCGTGCAATCAGGCTGTTGACCAGGTAAGACAGTGCTGATGCTCCTGCAGAAGGACTTCTGCATGCCCCCTTGTACCTTGGTAATCGTGCGTCCGCACAGTGCGCTGGATCCCCTTGGGAGGACTGAGGATTAATGCCCGGTGAAGCAACGACCGGACAGACCGCGGCCGCGGCTGCCACGGCGGAGTCCCGGACGAACGGTGACCGTTCCGCCGCCGGTGCGGAGCGGACCACGTTCGCCGAGCACACGCCGCAGGACAGGCTGCTGACCCAGCGCGGGCTCTTCGCGGGGCCGTCCGATGTGGTGAGCAAGGACTTGTACACCGAAATCGTCCGCGGCGTGGCCACCCGGACCCGGGAGTCGGTGACCCTCGATGCGTCCGCCAAGGTCACCGGCAACACCTACTTCGGCCGCTTCCCCGCCAGCTACTGGCAGCGCTGGACCACGGTCAAGCAGGTCACCGTGGAGGCGGTGGTCACCGGATCCGGTCACCTTTCGGTCGCCGCGTCGGATGTGGAAGCCGAGCCGAGGATCGTTGCCACGCGGGAGATCACCGACGCGGAGCGGACCGCCGTTGCGCTCGAAGCCAAGGTCGACAAGTTCCTCGACGGCGGCGCACTGTGGTTGGACCTGGTCACCGATGTCGGGCAGCAGCTGACCGTGACGAACGTGCGGTGGACGGTCGAGCCGCCGGAGAAGATCCGACCGACCGCGGTAAGCATCCCCACGACGAACCGTCCCGACGACTGCCTGGCCACCCTGCGCACGCTGGCCGACTCGCTGCCCGCGCTGGAGACGCTGGACGCAATCTACGTGATGGAGCACGGCACCGACCGGGTCGACTCGCGGGAGGGCTTCACCGAGGTCGCCGAGCGACTGGGAGACAGGCTGCACTACATCACCCAGCCGAACCTGGGCGGGGCGGGCGGATTCACGCGCGGACTGTACGAGGTGGCCGAGCACACCGAGACCGAGCACGCGAACGTGCTGTTCATGGACGACGACGTGCTGCTGGAGCCCGACCTGGTGATCCGGTTGACCGCGTTCTCCAACAAGGCCGCCAACCCGATCATCGTCGGCGGCCAGATGCTCAACCTGCTGCACCCGAACCAGCTGCACGTCGGGACCGAGTACGCCCGGCTGAACACGTTGGAGCCGGGGCAGCCGGTGGAGCACAGCCTCACCACGGCCGACCTGCTGGGCGTGGACGAGGAGACCGGCAAGCCGAACCGGCAGGAACGCCGCCTCGACGCCGGGTACAACGGCTGGTGGTCGTGCCTGATCCCGTACGAGGTGGTACAGGAGATCGGCTATCCGATGCCGTTCTTCTTCCAGTGGGACGACGCGGAGTACAGCTACCGGGCGCGGGCGCACGGCTTCCCGACGGTCACGCTGCCCGGCGCGGGCGTGTGGCACGCCGACTTCCACTGGAAGGACTGGGACGAGTGGCACCGGTACTTCAACCTGCGCAACTCGATCATCACGGCGGCGCTGCACAGCCCGTTCGACCTCAACGTCGTCTGCCGGGTGCTCCTCGCCCAGGTGGTCCGCTACCTGCTCGGCATGCAGTACGGGCTCACCGCGACCCTGATCAAGGCGGTGGAGGACTTCCTGGCCGGGCCGCAGATCCTGCACGACGGCGGTGTAGCGGCGATGAAGGAGATCCGGGAGATCCGGGCGCAGTATCCGGAGACCAAGCGGCACGACGCCACCGAGGTACCGGGCATCGCGTCCAACGACATCGAGATCATCAACAACGCGCCACGGCCGGCGCTGCAACGGGTCATCCTGCTCAAGCGCATCATCGACCGGCTGCTGGGCAAGCACAGGTTCGCGCTGGGCGCGGTGCCCAACGACGAAGCGCACTGGTGGCACGTGTCGCTGTTCGAGACGGCCGTGGTCACCGACGCTTCGCAGGAGGGCGTGCGGGTGCGTAGCTACGACCGGCAGAAGATGTTCGAACTGGGCAAGCAGGCGGTCAAGGTCCTCAATCGACTGCGCAAGGAGGGGCCGTCCGTGCGGGCCCAGTACCAGCGGGCCATGTCGGAGCTGACCACCCGGGAAAACTGGACCCGCCTCTACCAGCTCTAGCCGTACTCGCTCAGGACTTTGGTGGCGCGTGGGTCCGTCGGAACCCACGCGCCCTCGCCGAGGTCGTCGATACATCGCATCAGCGGGTCGGACAACTCGTGGCCGAGGCGAGCCGAGTCCTGCACAAAAGGTAATCACACAGAGTGTCGAATAATTACCTCAAGGCAACCTCGGTACTGATATCTCATTGAGATGGCGCTGAGATCAAACTGAGATCGCAGTTCACCGAGTTACGGACGGTGTTGGTCCTCACAAGCACCGAATACCGCGCCAAAGCCGCGTGTCAGCGGCTACTATTCTTCAGGCTGTGCGTAACGCGGGGCAGGACGACGACGGGCAGCCCGCCCCGGACGGCGAATCGTCCGGGGCCACTGCTGCGTGCTCCACGACGCGGCGCAGAGATTCGTCCCCGAAGCGACTGAAGATCATCTCCTCGGTGCTGGGGCTCCTCGGCACGATCCTGTCGATCTCCGTTCCCTTCCTGCCGGTGCACCACAACATCACCACGTTGCACTGGCCCACCTCGCAAGGCACGAAGCCGGTATCGGCACCCCTGGTCAGCTACTCACCGATCTGGCTCGACGCCACCATCCCCTGCGACTCGGCCCGGAGCCTGGACGCACGCACTCCGGGCGCGGGCACCCTGCTCAGCACGAATCCGCCGTCCTCGGAG
This Haloactinomyces albus DNA region includes the following protein-coding sequences:
- a CDS encoding ABC transporter permease; the encoded protein is MRAFAAVLGRDVFVTGRELPSFLAQVLVQPVALLFIFGKVLGQLGYTQPGYAQILLPGMIALNAFLVALQNTSFPLVLDFSYSREIEDRLLAPLPISWVAVEKMLFGALRGLVAAMLMFPIGLVMLGEIHWNLSGLPFAALCMVLGSFAGATVGLTVGAAVPPRRINIMFAVILAPLIFTGASQFPWAQLDQLRWFQVVCAFNPLTYVSEGMRGALLPWVPHMAPWVCVLALVTACGIFGTLGIKFFLRRALD
- a CDS encoding GNAT family N-acetyltransferase, with the translated sequence MEHHPEPWPLRHLVLHTPGLELRPDDDAGLLELVGEAYRGVHPPETMPFGFPWTDAPAEELGCNTLQHHWKLRAELTPGSWTLNFLVRRDGRVIGTQGLTAKNFAITREVHTGSWIGRRHQGQGYGTEMRAAALAFAFDHLDAEQARSDAFTDNPASRGVSRKLGYVEDGVQRQARRGESADVVRLLLTRERFDVYRPRWKPAVAGIEQCLPMLVAAQGRNRTGPRERGISPARGEGRT
- a CDS encoding M28 family metallopeptidase, producing MRVRNVESRRVVKGLFAACTATALAVVPATAAAVPSQPANLDEELNVNAVNRHLAAFQRIAHQNDGNRASGTSGYKASVDYVVGKLRDAGFDVSTPEFQYTKYYLDSIELSVAGEPVEVSAMEYSPATPKGGVTAPLSVVPADDSTGCEAGDYDGVDVSGTVALIKRGACTFAKKQQLAADHGASAAIIYNNVEGTLNGTLGGAEAGAIPTAAVSKSIGADLVKQAGTEATLNLQARFDEVTTENVIAQTRTGNSRNVVMAGAHLDSVPEGAGINDNGTGSAGLLETAIQLGGSPDVNNAVRFAWWGAEESGLIGSTKYVSGLTFEQQLNIAMYLNFDMIGSPNAGYFAYDGDDSDGVGAGPGPHGSGVIEQAFVDALNSQGVEVEGTDFTGRSDYGPFIANGIPAGGLFTGAEGIKTKAQAEKWGGEAGVAYDPNYHQVGDDMDNVDRQALKRNSKAIAMVVTKYAQSTEEVNGMRTRAERAQLRQAQSVRTLAASTQESQGHTCQLPLK
- a CDS encoding NAD(P)H-quinone oxidoreductase is translated as MYAISIREPGEPDVLEWTERPEPQPGPGEVAIDVAAAGINRADLAQRKGAYPPPQGASEILGLECSGTIAALGDGVTGWQPGDRVCALLAGGGYAERVVVPAAQILPVPGGMDLVEAAGLPEVGCTVWSNVIMEAGLRSGQVLLVHGGSGGIGTCAIQIGKAMGARVAATAGSAESLQLCRDLGAELAISYRDQDFVEEVKQLGGADVILDNMGAEYLDRNASALAPDGHLAVIGMQGGRKAELDIGKMLVKRLRMSVLGLRGRPVDGPNGKGAIVSDAHSRLWPMVERGEVRPIVHDRMPMPDAAKAHALLESGGVHGKILLQVP
- a CDS encoding cysteine desulfurase-like protein, encoding MAFDVAAVRGLYPALGDGWVHLDAPAGMQVPEQVATAVSTALRAPVSGPGGIFPASQRAEAIVDAARRACADLVGADPAGVVLGSSSAVLLQRLADALGDGWTIGDEVVVSRLDDPANVVPWQRAAQRAGGTVRWAEVDIETCELPGWQYRELITSRTKLVALTAASGAVGTRPDVRQAAEAAAEHDAFVVVDGSAAAPFLPLDITSMGADVVALNASAWGGPPVGALVFRNPAVLEQLPSVALEPGARGAERMELGSHAYPLLAGLVSSVDYLASLDDAALGPRRERLLTSMGSVKAYQAGLLANMTSGLRRMQHVMLIGDAMRRIPSMAFTVEGVKAEDAIEHLSDRGVCVFADPGTHGVYAVLGVGEVGGAVRVGLAHYTNALEVDQLLRAVSELG
- the wzm gene encoding galactan export ABC transporter permease subunit Wzm/RfbD, translating into MQPTSTLNRPPAPPEASSRTWRKAFHDISTGTRQRQLWAHLGWQDIKQRYRRSVIGPLWITISMGMTVTALGILYSNLFGKDLGEHLPYLAVGFIVWGFVSGCLLDGTEVFIQNEGLMKQLPAPLSVHILRLVWRQTLLFGHNLVIYFIVLAIFRMPVTWTAVMAVPALLLIMASGAWVALLFGIVATRFRDIPPVVGSLMQLLFFMTPIVWDADILQDRGGSMSIAKLNPLFHYIEIIRDPLLGENLVMTNWIVVGCITLAGWAVALLALRNYRARVTYWV
- the wzt gene encoding galactan export ABC transporter ATP-binding subunit Wzt/RfbE, which produces MVSIDVWDAAVDFPIFDAKSRSLKKAVLGKTGGKIGTESKVPIIEALHDINLSLRHGDRVALVGHNGAGKSTLLRLMTGIYEPTRGNARIEGKVAPVFDLGVGMDPEISGYENIVIRGLFLGMNRRQMEKRMGDIAEFTELGDYLSMPLRTYSTGMRVRLALGVVTSIDPEILILDEGIGAVDADFLDKAKERLNELVKRSGMLVFASHSDEFLIELCNTAIWLEKGAIKEQGPLRSVLTHYKGKDPFEGLSPQTLARIGASDAAATIGSNEDS
- the glfT1 gene encoding galactofuranosyltransferase GlfT1, which produces MSDSPQQPAPTLPEGAVVTVVVTRHRPELLAESLKVIATQTRVPDHLVVVDNGPDRPADDVVAECPVPSTYLPSRRNLGGAGGFALGMMYALALGAEWVWLGDDDGRPADDHALATLLEVAETRGLAAVSPVVVNIDHPERLAFPLRRGLTWKRRPEELRGADTHGDDEFLPGIASFFNGALFRASTLDVVGVPDYRLFFRGDEVEMHRRVVRSGLRFGTTLRTRFVHPDGSAEFKPMLGGRFHAQDPPDANKRYYTYRNRGYLLSQPGMRKIGALEVLRFGLYFLGQRRDPKAFAEWLRLVHQGRREHFFRR
- a CDS encoding glycosyltransferase, with product MPGEATTGQTAAAAATAESRTNGDRSAAGAERTTFAEHTPQDRLLTQRGLFAGPSDVVSKDLYTEIVRGVATRTRESVTLDASAKVTGNTYFGRFPASYWQRWTTVKQVTVEAVVTGSGHLSVAASDVEAEPRIVATREITDAERTAVALEAKVDKFLDGGALWLDLVTDVGQQLTVTNVRWTVEPPEKIRPTAVSIPTTNRPDDCLATLRTLADSLPALETLDAIYVMEHGTDRVDSREGFTEVAERLGDRLHYITQPNLGGAGGFTRGLYEVAEHTETEHANVLFMDDDVLLEPDLVIRLTAFSNKAANPIIVGGQMLNLLHPNQLHVGTEYARLNTLEPGQPVEHSLTTADLLGVDEETGKPNRQERRLDAGYNGWWSCLIPYEVVQEIGYPMPFFFQWDDAEYSYRARAHGFPTVTLPGAGVWHADFHWKDWDEWHRYFNLRNSIITAALHSPFDLNVVCRVLLAQVVRYLLGMQYGLTATLIKAVEDFLAGPQILHDGGVAAMKEIREIRAQYPETKRHDATEVPGIASNDIEIINNAPRPALQRVILLKRIIDRLLGKHRFALGAVPNDEAHWWHVSLFETAVVTDASQEGVRVRSYDRQKMFELGKQAVKVLNRLRKEGPSVRAQYQRAMSELTTRENWTRLYQL